From a single Fusobacterium pseudoperiodonticum genomic region:
- the mutL gene encoding DNA mismatch repair endonuclease MutL has translation MSRIRILDESVSNAIAAGEVVENPTSMIKELIENSLDAGSKEIKLEVWNGGLDICISDSGCGMSKEDLLLSIERHATSKIITKDDLFNIRTYGFRGEALSSIASVSKMILSSRTEDSSNGTQMNVLGGKVTNLKDIQKNVGTQIEIKDLFYNTPARKKFLRKDTTEYLNIKDIFLREALANPNVKFILNIEGKESIRTSGNGIENAILEIFGKNYLKNFSKFSLGYLGNANLFKANKDSIFVFINGRSVKSKIVEEAVIAAYHTKLMKGKYPSALIFLDIDPAEIDVNVHPSKKIVKFANQSEIYDLVKGEIERFFSDDENFISPHIEVEDEEVEAFEEKEEKLEYSNNNFLDINDFKDEKESLSQLSVVQKEDYLKKDYSEIKVEKPNISHIENTVKTSSNEVKENIETFKKIDEDFELEKTNEKYIFDTKDTSRGKIFDDFSSLKNIDFRVIGQVFDSFILVERNNLLEIYDQHIIHERILYEKLKQEYYNQSMTKQNLLVPIRFELDPREKQLALENTEIFSSFGFDIDDFEKNEILLRTTPTMDLRDSYENIIKEILDNISKNKDKDIRENIIVSMSCKGAIKANHKLTIEEMYSMVAKLHEVGEYTCPHGRPIIVKMSLLDLEKLFKRK, from the coding sequence ATGAGCCGTATTAGAATTTTAGATGAAAGCGTTTCTAATGCAATAGCCGCTGGTGAAGTCGTAGAAAATCCTACTAGCATGATTAAAGAATTAATTGAGAATTCTTTAGATGCTGGAAGTAAGGAAATAAAATTAGAAGTATGGAATGGTGGTCTTGATATTTGTATAAGTGACAGTGGTTGCGGAATGTCAAAAGAGGACTTACTGCTTTCTATTGAAAGACATGCAACAAGTAAAATTATTACAAAAGATGATCTATTTAATATAAGAACTTATGGTTTTAGAGGAGAAGCTCTATCTTCAATAGCCTCTGTTTCTAAAATGATACTATCTTCTAGAACAGAAGATTCATCTAATGGTACTCAAATGAATGTTTTAGGTGGTAAGGTAACAAATCTAAAAGATATACAAAAAAATGTAGGTACTCAGATAGAAATAAAAGATTTATTCTATAATACTCCTGCAAGAAAAAAATTCTTAAGAAAGGATACTACTGAATATCTAAATATAAAGGATATCTTTTTAAGAGAGGCTCTAGCTAATCCTAATGTTAAATTCATCTTAAATATTGAAGGTAAGGAAAGTATAAGAACAAGTGGAAATGGTATAGAAAATGCTATTTTAGAAATCTTTGGAAAAAATTATTTAAAGAATTTCTCTAAATTTTCACTAGGTTACTTAGGTAATGCTAACTTATTTAAAGCTAATAAAGATTCTATCTTTGTATTTATCAATGGGCGTTCAGTAAAATCAAAGATAGTTGAAGAAGCTGTAATTGCTGCCTATCATACAAAATTAATGAAGGGAAAGTATCCAAGTGCTTTAATTTTCTTAGATATAGATCCAGCTGAAATCGATGTCAATGTTCATCCATCAAAAAAAATTGTAAAATTTGCTAATCAATCTGAAATATATGATTTAGTCAAAGGTGAAATTGAAAGATTTTTCTCTGATGATGAGAATTTTATTTCACCACATATTGAAGTTGAAGATGAAGAAGTTGAAGCTTTTGAGGAAAAAGAAGAAAAATTAGAATATTCTAATAATAATTTTTTAGATATAAATGACTTTAAAGATGAAAAAGAAAGTTTATCTCAATTATCTGTTGTTCAAAAAGAAGATTATTTAAAAAAGGATTATAGTGAGATTAAAGTTGAAAAGCCAAATATCTCTCATATTGAAAATACAGTCAAAACTTCTTCTAATGAAGTAAAAGAAAATATTGAAACTTTTAAAAAGATAGATGAAGATTTTGAACTTGAAAAAACAAATGAAAAGTATATTTTCGATACTAAGGATACTAGTAGAGGTAAAATATTTGATGATTTTTCAAGTTTAAAAAACATAGATTTTAGAGTTATAGGACAGGTATTTGATAGTTTCATTCTGGTTGAAAGAAATAATCTTTTAGAAATCTATGACCAACATATAATACATGAAAGAATATTGTATGAAAAGTTGAAACAAGAATACTATAATCAATCTATGACTAAACAAAATCTTTTAGTTCCTATAAGATTTGAGCTAGATCCAAGAGAAAAGCAACTAGCACTTGAAAACACTGAAATCTTTTCAAGTTTTGGTTTTGATATAGATGATTTTGAAAAGAATGAAATTCTATTGAGAACCACTCCAACTATGGATTTAAGAGATAGTTATGAAAATATAATAAAAGAAATTTTAGATAATATTTCTAAAAATAAGGATAAGGATATCAGAGAAAATATTATAGTATCTATGTCTTGCAAAGGTGCTATAAAAGCCAACCATAAATTAACTATAGAAGAAATGTATTCCATGGTGGCAAAGCTTCATGAAGTTGGAGAATATACTTGTCCTCATGGAAGACCTATAATAGTAAAGATGTCTTTACTTGATTTAGAGAAACTTTTTAAAAGAAAATAA
- a CDS encoding MarR family winged helix-turn-helix transcriptional regulator, whose translation MKRENVQKMLDSFYEAGRVLDYLPPLPEGVNISYIHVLDSVQTLSLKNKFVRVSDVSKDRNLPLSGITRTVKEMEKKGYIKKVTSDEDARVVNLSLTEKGMELYTVFVKIHQTELAKILKDVSEEKLLITIETIYKISGIIKNNRINFKNKS comes from the coding sequence ATGAAGAGAGAAAATGTTCAAAAAATGTTAGATAGCTTCTATGAAGCTGGAAGAGTTTTAGATTATTTACCACCACTTCCAGAAGGAGTAAACATTTCATATATACATGTCTTGGATTCAGTACAAACACTTTCATTAAAAAATAAGTTTGTTAGAGTAAGTGATGTTAGTAAAGATAGAAATTTACCACTTTCAGGAATTACAAGAACTGTTAAAGAAATGGAGAAAAAAGGTTATATTAAGAAAGTTACATCTGATGAAGATGCAAGAGTTGTAAATTTATCTTTAACTGAAAAAGGTATGGAACTCTATACAGTTTTTGTAAAAATTCATCAAACAGAACTTGCAAAAATTTTAAAAGATGTTTCTGAAGAAAAACTTCTTATAACAATTGAAACAATTTATAAAATATCAGGAATTATAAAAAATAATAGAATTAACTTTAAAAATAAATCTTAG
- a CDS encoding copper homeostasis protein CutC, which produces MIKEACVESFEKSLEAQNNGANRIELCENLAVGGTTPSYGTVKVCLEKLNIPIFPMIRARGGNFVYSKDEIEIMKEDIRIFKELGVKGVVFGFLTSDNKIDLELTKELVELASPMEVTFHKAIDEISNPLDYIDELVNIGVKRILTSGGKATALEGSKLINQMIKKANNRLKIVVAGKVTKENLSELQKLIPADEFHGKLIV; this is translated from the coding sequence ATGATAAAAGAAGCTTGTGTTGAATCTTTTGAAAAATCTTTAGAAGCTCAAAATAATGGTGCAAATAGAATAGAACTTTGTGAAAATTTAGCTGTTGGTGGGACTACTCCATCTTATGGAACAGTTAAAGTTTGCTTAGAAAAATTAAATATTCCTATTTTTCCTATGATTAGAGCTAGAGGTGGAAATTTTGTTTATTCTAAGGATGAAATAGAAATTATGAAAGAAGATATTAGAATATTTAAAGAATTAGGAGTTAAGGGAGTTGTTTTTGGTTTTTTAACTTCTGATAATAAAATAGATTTAGAACTTACAAAAGAATTGGTTGAGCTAGCTTCTCCTATGGAAGTAACTTTCCATAAAGCTATAGATGAGATCTCTAATCCTTTAGACTATATTGATGAGTTAGTAAATATAGGAGTAAAAAGGATTCTAACTTCAGGTGGTAAAGCAACTGCCTTAGAAGGAAGTAAGCTAATAAATCAAATGATAAAAAAAGCAAATAATAGATTAAAAATTGTTGTTGCTGGAAAAGTTACAAAAGAAAACCTTAGTGAGTTACAAAAGTTAATTCCTGCTGATGAATTTCATGGGAAATTAATTGTCTAA
- a CDS encoding 23S rRNA (pseudouridine(1915)-N(3))-methyltransferase RlmH: MNINIICIGKIKDKYINEGIAEFSKRMTSFANFNIIELKEYNKEDSMNISIDKESQDILKQLSKSNSYNILLDLNGKELSSEDMSEYIEDLKNKGTSSINFIIGGSNGVNKELKNSVDMKLKFSHFTFPHQLMRLILLEQIYRWFAISNNIKYHK; this comes from the coding sequence TTGAATATAAATATTATTTGTATAGGAAAAATTAAAGATAAATATATTAATGAAGGTATTGCTGAATTTTCAAAGAGAATGACAAGTTTTGCAAATTTCAATATCATTGAATTAAAAGAATATAATAAAGAAGATAGTATGAATATTTCAATAGATAAGGAAAGCCAAGATATATTAAAACAACTTTCAAAGTCTAATTCATACAATATTCTTTTAGATTTAAATGGAAAAGAATTAAGTTCAGAGGATATGTCTGAGTATATTGAGGACTTAAAAAATAAGGGTACAAGTAGTATAAATTTCATTATTGGTGGCTCTAATGGAGTAAATAAAGAACTTAAAAACTCAGTTGATATGAAATTAAAATTTTCACACTTTACCTTTCCTCATCAACTTATGAGACTTATTCTTTTAGAACAGATATATAGATGGTTTGCAATATCTAATAATATAAAATATCATAAATAG
- a CDS encoding AbgT family transporter yields the protein MEKEKKKGIQRFLDFVERGGNKLPHPLTLFWIFCVIIAIISAIAANSGASVTYEAFDRKENIIKETTLTIKSLLNAEGIRYIFSSMVKNFTGFAPLGTVLVALIGIGVAEGSGLMSATMKKVVTATPKKLLTAIVVLAGVMSNIASDAGYVVLIPLGAVIFLSFGRHPIAGLAAAFAGVSGGFSANLLLSTTDPLLSGITTEAAKLLNPDYFVNPASNYYFMAASTFLITILGTFITEKIIEPRLGEYKGEVVVDHNELTDKERKALRWAGISVLIFCAVIAFLILPENAILKVDGNLKQWTHDGLVPTLMMFFLVPGIVYGKVAGTIKNDKDVAKMMGSSLATMGGYLALAFAASQFVAYFSYTNLGTFIAVKGADFLQSIGLTGLPLIVLFVLVSAFINLFMGSASAKWAIMAPIFVPMLMRLGYTPEFTQLAYRIGDSSTNIITPLMTYFAMIVAFMQKYDKESGMGTLISVMLPYSMCFLVGWTIFLIIWFMTGLPIGIEGAIHLAGM from the coding sequence ATGGAGAAAGAAAAGAAAAAAGGGATTCAAAGGTTTTTGGATTTTGTTGAAAGAGGAGGGAATAAGTTACCACACCCATTAACATTATTCTGGATATTCTGTGTAATTATTGCAATTATATCTGCAATAGCTGCAAATTCAGGAGCATCTGTTACTTATGAAGCATTTGACAGAAAAGAAAATATAATTAAAGAAACTACTTTAACTATCAAGTCTTTATTAAATGCTGAAGGTATTAGATATATTTTCTCTTCTATGGTTAAAAACTTCACTGGTTTTGCACCTCTAGGAACAGTTTTAGTTGCTCTTATCGGTATAGGAGTTGCTGAAGGTAGTGGACTTATGAGTGCAACTATGAAAAAAGTTGTTACTGCTACACCTAAAAAACTTTTAACAGCAATAGTAGTTCTAGCTGGAGTTATGTCAAATATAGCTTCTGATGCAGGATATGTTGTATTAATTCCTTTAGGAGCAGTTATATTCCTATCATTTGGTAGACACCCAATAGCAGGGCTTGCAGCAGCATTTGCTGGAGTATCAGGAGGATTCTCAGCTAACCTTTTACTTTCTACAACAGACCCACTATTATCTGGTATCACAACAGAAGCTGCAAAATTATTAAATCCTGATTATTTTGTAAACCCAGCTTCTAACTATTACTTTATGGCAGCATCAACATTCTTAATTACTATTTTAGGAACTTTTATAACTGAAAAAATTATTGAACCAAGACTTGGTGAATACAAAGGTGAAGTTGTAGTTGACCACAATGAATTAACAGATAAAGAAAGAAAAGCTTTAAGATGGGCAGGAATTTCAGTTTTAATATTCTGTGCCGTAATAGCTTTCTTAATTCTTCCAGAAAACGCAATTTTAAAAGTTGATGGAAACTTAAAACAATGGACACATGATGGACTTGTTCCTACTTTAATGATGTTCTTCTTAGTACCTGGTATCGTATATGGTAAAGTTGCTGGAACTATTAAAAATGATAAAGATGTTGCTAAAATGATGGGATCTTCTCTTGCAACTATGGGTGGATACTTAGCACTTGCGTTTGCTGCATCTCAATTCGTTGCTTACTTCTCTTATACAAACTTAGGAACTTTCATAGCTGTTAAAGGTGCTGACTTCCTACAAAGTATAGGATTAACTGGATTACCTTTAATCGTTCTATTCGTTTTAGTTTCTGCATTTATAAACCTATTTATGGGATCTGCATCAGCTAAATGGGCTATAATGGCTCCAATATTCGTTCCTATGTTAATGAGACTTGGTTATACTCCAGAATTTACTCAATTAGCATACAGAATTGGAGACTCTTCAACAAACATTATAACTCCACTTATGACATACTTTGCTATGATAGTTGCCTTCATGCAAAAATATGATAAAGAATCTGGTATGGGAACTTTGATTTCTGTAATGCTTCCTTATTCAATGTGTTTCTTAGTTGGATGGACAATATTCTTAATAATCTGGTTTATGACTGGTTTACCAATAGGAATAGAAGGAGCTATTCACTTAGCAGGAATGTAA
- a CDS encoding CidA/LrgA family protein → MLREFMIIFLINYVGMLLSKILHLPLPGTIVSLLLLFFMLQFKVLKLEKIENAGNFLLLNMTIFFMPPTVKIIDSYELLEKDLLKIIVIILVSTFLTMGITGKVVQLMIDLKERKEKK, encoded by the coding sequence ATGCTTAGAGAGTTTATGATAATTTTTTTAATCAACTATGTTGGAATGCTTCTTTCCAAGATTTTACATCTTCCTTTACCAGGAACTATAGTATCGTTGTTATTGCTATTCTTTATGTTACAATTTAAAGTTTTAAAGTTAGAAAAGATTGAAAATGCTGGAAATTTCCTACTATTGAATATGACTATATTCTTTATGCCACCTACAGTTAAAATCATTGATTCATATGAATTATTAGAAAAAGATCTTTTAAAAATTATAGTAATTATACTTGTTTCAACATTTTTAACTATGGGTATTACAGGAAAAGTTGTGCAATTAATGATAGATCTTAAAGAAAGGAAAGAGAAAAAATAA
- the lysS gene encoding lysine--tRNA ligase, with product MEKYFDRLEKEPLIAERWKKIEELESYGIKAFGSKYDKQIMIGDILKHNPEENLKFKTAGRIMSLRGKGKVYFAHIEDQSGKIQIYIKKDELGENEFDHIVKMLNVGDIIGVEGELFVTHTEELTLRVKSISLLTKNVRSLPEKYHGLTDVEIRYRKRYVDLIMNPEVRDTFIKRTQIIKAVKKYLDDRGFLEVETPLMHPILGGAAAKPFVTHHNALNLDLFLRIAPELYLKKLIVGGFERVYELGRNFRNEGISTRHNPEFTMIELYQSHANFHDMMDLCEGIISSVCQEVNGTTDIEYDGVQLSLKNFQRVHMVDMIKDVTGVDFWQEMTFEEAKKLAKEHHVEVADHMDSVGHVINEFFEQKCEERVVQPTFVYGHPVEISPLAKRNEKNPNFTDRFELFINKREYANAFTELNDPADQRGRFEAQVEEALRGNEEATPEIDESFVEALEYGLPPTGGMGIGIDRLVMLLTGAPSIRDVILFPQMKPRD from the coding sequence ATGGAAAAATATTTTGACAGATTAGAGAAAGAACCTCTAATTGCTGAAAGATGGAAAAAAATTGAAGAGTTGGAAAGCTATGGAATTAAAGCTTTTGGTAGTAAATACGATAAGCAAATAATGATAGGAGATATATTAAAACATAATCCTGAAGAAAATTTAAAATTTAAAACTGCAGGAAGAATAATGTCTTTAAGAGGTAAAGGAAAAGTTTACTTTGCTCACATAGAAGATCAATCTGGAAAAATTCAAATATACATCAAAAAAGATGAATTAGGTGAAAACGAATTTGATCATATCGTTAAAATGCTTAATGTCGGAGATATTATAGGTGTTGAAGGAGAGTTATTCGTAACTCATACTGAGGAATTAACTTTAAGAGTTAAATCTATCAGTCTTCTTACTAAAAACGTAAGATCTCTTCCTGAAAAATATCATGGATTAACAGACGTTGAAATTAGATATAGAAAAAGATACGTTGACTTAATAATGAACCCAGAAGTTAGAGATACTTTTATTAAAAGAACTCAAATAATAAAAGCTGTTAAAAAATATCTAGATGACAGAGGATTCTTAGAAGTTGAAACTCCTTTAATGCATCCAATCTTAGGAGGAGCTGCTGCTAAACCTTTTGTAACTCATCACAATGCTTTAAATCTTGATCTATTCTTAAGAATAGCTCCTGAACTATACTTAAAGAAATTAATAGTTGGAGGATTTGAAAGAGTTTATGAATTAGGAAGAAACTTTAGAAATGAAGGAATTTCTACAAGACACAATCCTGAATTTACTATGATAGAACTATACCAATCTCATGCTAACTTCCATGATATGATGGATCTATGTGAAGGAATAATCTCATCAGTATGTCAAGAAGTTAATGGAACAACTGATATTGAATATGATGGTGTTCAATTATCTCTAAAGAATTTCCAAAGAGTACACATGGTTGATATGATAAAAGATGTTACAGGAGTTGACTTCTGGCAAGAAATGACTTTTGAAGAAGCTAAAAAATTAGCTAAAGAACATCATGTTGAAGTGGCAGACCACATGGATAGTGTTGGACACGTTATAAATGAATTCTTTGAACAAAAATGTGAAGAAAGAGTAGTTCAACCAACATTTGTATATGGACACCCTGTTGAAATATCTCCACTTGCTAAGAGAAATGAAAAAAATCCAAATTTCACAGACAGATTTGAATTATTCATTAATAAAAGAGAATATGCTAATGCCTTCACAGAATTAAATGACCCTGCTGACCAAAGAGGAAGATTTGAGGCTCAAGTTGAAGAAGCATTACGTGGTAATGAGGAAGCAACACCAGAAATAGACGAAAGTTTCGTAGAAGCTCTTGAATATGGTTTACCACCTACAGGTGGAATGGGAATTGGAATAGATAGACTTGTAATGTTACTTACAGGTGCTCCATCTATAAGAGACGTAATTCTTTTCCCACAAATGAAACCAAGAGATTAA
- a CDS encoding MATE family efflux transporter yields MSHNEINFTEGSIIKKLIHFMIPILGSLILQAMYGAVDLLIVGRFGTTAGLSGVSTGSQVLNFVTFIISGLAMGVTVLISRYLGERKHKRIGRIIGGATILFTIISVILCIIMVFFARPISILMQAPQEALELTTLYVQICGAGIFFIVAYNVISAIFRGLGDSKSPLIFVAIACVVNIIGDYIFVAIFNWNVIGAALATVIAQAVSVIMSIIIIRRKNLPFTIKKRDFHLNREVKRFMNIGTPLALQEFLTQMSFLALCAFVNRLGLEASSGYGVASKVVAFVMLVPAALMQSMTSIVSQNVGAKKEKRAFETMTTGMKFGGIIGVVVLLLIYFQGTFLIEIFTEDTAVIQKGYEYLLGFSLDTILTAILFSFIGFFNGHENTIWVMIQGMAQTFLVRLPFAYIMSMQENANLVKIGFSAPMASIFAIIINFIFYLRNKKHYSFHNQ; encoded by the coding sequence ATGTCACATAATGAAATTAACTTCACAGAAGGAAGTATTATTAAAAAACTTATACATTTTATGATTCCCATACTGGGATCTTTAATTTTACAAGCAATGTATGGTGCTGTTGACCTTTTAATTGTAGGAAGATTTGGAACAACAGCAGGTTTATCAGGAGTTTCTACTGGTTCTCAAGTATTAAATTTTGTAACTTTCATTATCAGTGGACTAGCTATGGGTGTTACAGTTTTAATCAGTAGATACTTAGGAGAAAGGAAACATAAAAGAATTGGTAGAATAATTGGCGGTGCAACAATTTTATTTACAATAATATCCGTTATCCTATGTATAATTATGGTATTTTTTGCTAGACCAATCTCTATTTTAATGCAAGCACCTCAAGAAGCCTTAGAACTCACAACACTTTATGTACAAATTTGTGGTGCAGGAATATTCTTCATTGTTGCTTACAATGTTATCAGTGCTATTTTTCGTGGTTTAGGTGATTCAAAAAGTCCACTGATTTTTGTTGCTATTGCCTGTGTGGTAAATATTATTGGGGACTATATTTTTGTTGCTATATTTAATTGGAATGTAATTGGTGCAGCTCTTGCCACTGTAATAGCTCAAGCAGTCAGTGTCATTATGTCTATCATTATCATAAGGAGAAAAAATTTACCTTTTACTATTAAAAAGAGAGATTTTCATTTAAATAGAGAAGTTAAAAGATTTATGAATATTGGAACTCCATTAGCTCTTCAAGAATTTTTGACACAGATGTCTTTCCTTGCTCTTTGTGCCTTTGTAAATCGTCTTGGACTAGAGGCTTCTTCTGGTTATGGTGTAGCTTCTAAAGTAGTTGCCTTTGTTATGTTAGTTCCTGCTGCTTTAATGCAATCAATGACTTCTATAGTTTCTCAAAATGTTGGAGCTAAAAAGGAAAAGAGAGCATTTGAAACTATGACAACTGGAATGAAATTTGGTGGAATAATTGGAGTTGTAGTTCTTTTATTAATTTATTTCCAAGGCACTTTCTTAATTGAAATTTTCACAGAAGATACTGCTGTTATTCAAAAAGGTTATGAATATCTACTAGGTTTTTCATTGGATACTATTCTGACTGCAATTTTATTTAGTTTCATTGGATTCTTTAATGGTCATGAAAATACAATTTGGGTTATGATACAAGGTATGGCTCAAACATTTTTAGTAAGATTACCTTTTGCTTATATTATGAGTATGCAAGAAAATGCAAATTTGGTTAAAATTGGATTTTCAGCACCTATGGCATCTATCTTTGCAATTATAATAAATTTTATTTTCTACTTAAGAAATAAAAAACATTATTCGTTTCACAATCAATAA
- a CDS encoding LrgB family protein — translation MKEIIVSNLFFGLILSYFALEIGKWVFKKTQTPLCNPFLIGTIIVIIILKVFNISTDDYYKGAGMILFLLGPATVALAIPLYKKWELFKKFFVPVMTGAIVGSFVGIISVIVLGKLFGMDDKLIFSLMPKSITTPFGIEVSSMLGGIPAITVVSIMLTGIAGNVTAPLISKIFRVKHSVAVGIGIGVSSHAVGTSKAMEIGEVEGSMSALSIVFAGILTLVWAPLLKLLV, via the coding sequence ATGAAAGAGATAATTGTTAGTAATTTGTTTTTTGGTTTAATTTTAAGTTATTTTGCCCTTGAAATTGGAAAATGGGTGTTTAAGAAAACTCAAACTCCTTTGTGTAATCCTTTTTTAATAGGGACTATTATAGTCATTATCATATTGAAAGTTTTTAATATTTCAACTGATGACTATTATAAGGGGGCAGGAATGATACTTTTCCTATTGGGTCCTGCTACAGTAGCCCTTGCTATCCCTCTATATAAAAAATGGGAACTATTCAAAAAATTCTTTGTTCCTGTTATGACTGGTGCAATTGTAGGTTCTTTTGTTGGTATAATATCTGTTATTGTTTTAGGAAAATTATTTGGTATGGATGATAAATTAATTTTTTCTCTTATGCCTAAATCTATAACTACTCCTTTTGGAATCGAAGTTAGCTCTATGCTTGGAGGAATTCCTGCAATAACAGTGGTAAGTATTATGCTTACAGGTATAGCTGGAAATGTAACAGCTCCTCTTATCAGTAAAATTTTTAGAGTAAAACACTCTGTAGCTGTTGGTATTGGAATTGGAGTTTCAAGTCATGCTGTTGGAACTTCAAAAGCTATGGAAATTGGTGAAGTAGAAGGTTCTATGAGTGCCTTATCAATAGTATTTGCTGGAATTCTAACTTTAGTATGGGCACCACTTTTAAAACTTTTAGTATAG
- a CDS encoding tetratricopeptide repeat protein — translation MLKKLAITLVAIVFVGCYNLDNVGGKSSGGSIREIEIAGSQQTGGTTAPTPNTTTGETVETRPQQEEKIVSVDVNDENVNDYLTIIKSNLRTSAKKVDDNIKNQYTVPIGETLVFPVDNEKAIKLSTSPKNANPKVSLTNGKVTFRTVYQGQYVLSTYVNGSVNRKITVSAISKYDFNEKDLYKLILQDSEKRDKDVENAVTLYKMLYPAGRYSKEVNYLFLKYAYDIRNNSLINEALAGVKNDFSSYSDSEKATILRAAKLANKSIFIPSEVYNTNNSDLKNALNEYNNSSKAPVDRAPSAPVDNRTVTTEKNKTKTQTTENETSIVDYAREKVRSVVGGISGTTTTVTTVGSVKSKTTNTTESYYEKGMKNLNSNPKVAIDNLKKSLSSEKIQDKKPEIYYNIASSYAKLGNRVEVTKYIRLLKQEFPNSSWAKKSEALSNLIK, via the coding sequence ATGTTAAAAAAATTAGCTATAACTTTGGTGGCAATAGTCTTTGTTGGTTGTTATAACTTGGATAATGTTGGTGGCAAAAGTAGTGGAGGTTCTATAAGGGAAATTGAAATAGCTGGTTCTCAACAAACAGGTGGAACTACTGCTCCTACTCCTAATACTACAACTGGTGAAACAGTTGAAACTAGACCACAACAAGAAGAAAAAATTGTATCTGTAGATGTCAATGATGAAAATGTTAATGACTATCTAACTATTATAAAATCTAATTTAAGAACTTCTGCAAAAAAAGTAGATGACAATATAAAAAATCAATATACTGTTCCTATAGGAGAAACATTAGTTTTCCCTGTTGATAATGAAAAAGCTATAAAACTTTCAACTTCTCCAAAAAATGCTAATCCAAAAGTTAGCCTTACAAATGGAAAAGTTACTTTTAGAACTGTATATCAAGGACAATATGTTTTATCAACTTATGTTAATGGAAGTGTAAATAGAAAAATTACAGTATCTGCTATATCTAAGTATGATTTTAATGAAAAAGATCTTTATAAGTTAATACTACAAGATTCAGAAAAAAGAGATAAAGATGTAGAAAATGCTGTTACTCTATATAAAATGCTATATCCAGCTGGAAGATATTCAAAAGAAGTTAATTATCTATTCTTAAAATATGCTTATGACATAAGAAATAATTCTCTTATAAATGAAGCTTTAGCTGGAGTAAAAAATGATTTTTCTTCTTACTCTGACAGTGAAAAAGCAACTATATTAAGAGCCGCAAAATTAGCAAATAAGAGCATTTTTATACCTTCTGAAGTTTATAACACTAATAACTCAGATTTAAAAAATGCTTTAAACGAATACAATAATAGTAGTAAGGCTCCTGTAGACAGAGCTCCATCTGCTCCAGTAGATAATAGAACTGTAACTACAGAAAAAAATAAAACTAAAACTCAAACTACAGAAAATGAAACTTCTATAGTAGACTATGCAAGAGAAAAAGTTAGATCTGTTGTTGGTGGAATTTCTGGTACAACTACAACTGTAACTACAGTAGGTTCAGTTAAGTCTAAAACTACTAATACAACTGAATCTTATTATGAAAAAGGTATGAAAAATCTAAACTCTAACCCTAAAGTTGCTATAGATAATTTAAAAAAATCACTTTCTAGTGAAAAAATACAAGACAAAAAACCAGAAATCTATTATAATATAGCAAGTTCATATGCAAAGCTTGGTAATAGAGTTGAAGTTACAAAATATATAAGACTTTTAAAACAAGAATTTCCAAATAGTTCTTGGGCAAAGAAAAGCGAAGCACTTTCAAATTTAATAAAATAA